GCCAGGCGAAGGCCTTATTGGTACCTGTATTGCCGAAAAGGAACCGGTTTACCTAACCGAACTTCCTAACGACTTTGTTGAGATAACCTCTGGCTTAGGTGGTGCTAACCCCAAGAATATTCTCATTGTTCCATTTGTACATGATAGCAAAGTACTAGGAGTACTCGAAATAGCCTCGTTTAAACTTTTTGCCGAGTACGAGCGAGAAGTTATCTTGAAAATTGCCGATAGTTTTGCTTCTGCCATATCGTTTGCCAAAACGGGCTCGATGACTCAAAGATTGCTTGAGCAGTCTAAAATTCAGGCTGAGATGATGGCCGCGCAGGAGGAGGAAATGCGCCAAAATTTGGAGGAATTACGCTCGACCCAAGAGGAGTCGCTGCGTCAGCATACCGAGCAAGAAGGGCTTATTGAGGCTATCAGCAAGTCGGTACTTTGGACAGAGTACGATCTAAATGGTAAAATCGTAAATGTTAGCGATAAGGTAGTGCAAAAGATGGGAATTTCTAAAGATAAGCTACTAGGTTCGGATGCGCTACAGGATTATTTATCCACAGGTAAAGATAAAGATTCGTTTACCCATCTATGGAATAACGTTCGTTTGGGAGCAGCGCAAAGGGTGGTGAGCCATCGTAAGGATGGACTATCTAGCGCTACCGTGATCGATACGTATACACCAATTCGTGTGGATAACGAAACGCGTAAAATCATCAAAGTTTCGTACGACATAACAGAATCTATGAACTAGCTTCTAGAAGTATAAAGTAAAGGCGGCATTTCTTTCGAGATGCCGCCTTTATTTTAGTTCATCTACATAAAAATAAGCAGTATTAGCTGAGCTAACACAACCCGGATAAACATACAAAGCGGATAAACGGTAGCATATGACACAGAAGGAACGTCGCTATCGACAACTGTGTTTGCGTAGTTTAGAGCCATTGGGTTGGCCATGCTTCCGCAAAGCATGCCGCTAACAGTGGCATAATCCATCCTCTTAACTAAAAGGGCAAATGCGCCTACAAGAAGAACGGGAAGTACGGTTAGCGTGAATCCGATGCCTAGCCAAATAAGTCCCTCCGCACGAAAAACGGTTTCGAAGAAATGGGTACCCGCATCTAACCCTAAACAAGCTAAGTAAAGGCTAATTCCAACACCTCGAAGCATTAGGTTAGCACTTTTGGTGGTGTAGGTTACAATATGAAATCTCGGTCCAAATGCCCCCATCAGTATCCCGACCACAATGGGGCCTCCAGCTAATCCTAACTTAATAGGCAGCGATACACCTGGAATATTTATGGGAATAGAGCCGAGCACAAGTCCAAGCACAATGCCAATAAATATGGCTACCAGATTGGGTTCGTGGAGCCTCTTTATACGATTTCCCAACTCGGTTTCTACTGATTGAATAGACTTTTGGTTGCCAACAACGGTAACCTTATCTCCCATCTGTAGGGTTAAATCTGGCGTGGCCAGCAGATCAATACCCGAACGGTGTACGCGGGTAATATTTACTCCAAAGCGGTTGCGTAGCTTTAGCTGCGAGAGTTTCTTTCCATTAATAGCCGAGCGAGTAATCACGATGCGCTGCGAAACTAGCTGTGAATCTATAGAATTCCAGTCAATATCGTTCTTATTCCAGTCATATTCAATCTCTTTTCCAAAAAGAGTGGTGAGCGCTTTCACTTCTTTAGGATCAGTAATTACCAGAATTTTATCGCCTTTGTGGAGTATGGTTTCGGAATTGGGTATAGTCACCTCATCGCCATGCCATACTCGCGATATAACAAACTTTTTGGTGATAATAGAGGCAACCTCTTCGATGCTTTTTTCGTATATGGCAGGGTTCGATATGCTGAAACTCACAATAAAGGTCTCTGTGCTGGTTTCCTCGCTGCCGCTATTATGCTGCTTTAACGAGCCTACTTTTTTTAGAAGAATGAGACCTATGATAACCCCAACAACGCCCAAGGGATAGGTAACGGCACATCCCAATGCTAGGTTCGGTTGTGAGGCTGCCGAGTCTACGGCTAGCTGCTTTAGCGTTTGTTGGGCTGCTCCCAGCGCAGGTGTATTGGTAACTGCCCCGCAAAAAATTCCCGTCATCTCGGGAAGCGAGATGTTGGTCGTAAAGTAGAAGCCCAGCATCATGAGCGTACCTACAAATACTACGGCTAGTGCCAACATGTTCAACTTTATGCCGCCTTTAAAAAACGAGGCAAAAAAGGATGGCCCCACCTGTAATCCTAGCGCATATACAAAGAGGATTAGCCCAAAACTTTCGGCGTAGTTAAGCGTATCAGGATCGATGGATAGCCCTAGATGCCCCCCAAATATGCCAACAAAAAAAACGAAAGTTACCCCTAAAGAAACTCCTAAGACCTTAATTTGCCCCAGTAAAAGGCCCAAGGCGATGATGGTGGATAGAAGTACGACTGCCTGAATTACCGAGTGATTGATGAAGAGATTCTCAAACCATTCCATTTACCTGCTGTATTTGTTTGTTTGCTCAATTTATAGGTTGACGGGTAGCCGCAGGGCTACTTGTCAAATATTTAACAAAAAAAAGAAAAAAAAGAGCACGGGCGACAGGTGGTTTTGATTTCATGTCTTTTATTTGGTTAACAAGTCTGGTATGCTCTTTTTAGCAAGTTATAACTTGATGTTAGCCCCATTTGTTTAAGTGCAATCCATCAAAATAACATTAGAGGATGCGAGCGTTTAAATTCTGTTTAACACCAGTATTGCTACCGATTAACTATCTAAATGATTAACTTCGCACTTCCAATTTAAAAACGAAAAATGAACAATAGGATAACTTCACTTTTTAACATTCAGTACCCCATAATTCAGGGTGGTATGGTATGGTGCAGCGGCTGGCGATTAGCTGTTGCGGTTTCTGAGGCGGGCGGATTAGGTCTTTTGGGAGCTGGATCGATGCATCCCGAAATGCTACGGGAGCACATTCAGAAGGCAAAAGCCAATACTACCAAGCCTTTTGGGGTCAATGTGCCGCTACTTTACCCCGAGATTGAGAAAATCATGAGCATTATCATTGAAGAGGGTGTGAAGATTGTATTTACATCAGCCGGAAATCCTAAAACATGGACAAAAATTTTAAAGGATAAGGGGATTACTGTCGTACACGTGGTCTCAAGTTCCAAATTTGCAAAAAAATGCGAAGATGCGGGTGTTGATGCAGTGGTAGCCGAAGGTTTCGAAGCAGGAGGGCACAATGGACGTGAGGAGACAACGACGCTAACCTTGATTCCTCAGGTGCGCAAGGCTATTTCGCTTCCTCTTATTGCTGCTGGAGGTATTGGATCGGGTAGCGGTATGATGGCAGCGATGGCTCTTGGTGCAGATGGAGTACAGTTGGGTACCGTATTTGCGCTATCTCAGGAGTCATCTGCTCACGAAGCCTTTAAAACGCACTCGACCTCGCTTGAGGAAGGAGATACCATGCTTAGCCTAAAGAAGATTGGGGCTACTCGACTTATAAAAAACGATTTCTATCAAAAGGTTACCGAACTTGAAGATCGTGGAGCTTCGGCTGACGAACTTAAAGCTCTATTGGGGAAGGGACGGGCTAAAAAAGGAATGTTTGAAGGAGACCTAGTAGAGGGGGAACTCGAAATTGGACAGATTGCCTCTTTGGTAAAAGAAATCAAACCTGTTAAGCAAATCGTCGACGAGATTGTTACAGAGTTTGGGCAGGTTAGAGCTGCCATTTCGTCCATTAACTTTTAAGTTTGATGATAGATTTTTCGAAGTATACGCTATCAAATGGGCTGACGGTTATCGCGCATCGCGATGGGTCGTCGCCCATTGCAGCCTTTAACCTGCTGTACAAGGTGGGGGCTCGCAACGAGAATCCGAACCGTACAGGTTTTGCCCACCTTTTTGAGCACCTGATGTTTAGTGGCTCCAAGAATGCACCTTCGTTCGACGATCCGCTACAGATGGCTGGAGGAGAGAATAATGCCTTTACCAACAACGATTATACCAACTACTACGAAACGCTCCCCAAAGAGAATATAGAAACAGCTTTTTGGCTCGAGTCGGATCGTATGTTTGGGTTGAACATCAACGAGCAAAGTCTCAGTGTTCAGAAAAACGTGGTTACAGAGGAGTTCAACCAGCGCTATTTGAACCAGCCTTACGGCGATATTTGGCTACTACTTCGATCTTTGGCGTATCAGGTACATCCGTACCAATGGCCAACCATTGGCAAAGAAATTTCACACATCACCAACGCCACGCTGACAGAAGTTACTGATTTTTACAACAAATTTTATAGCCCCAATAATGCCATACTAAGCGTTGTTGGCGACTTTGACGAGCGCTATATCTTCGAGATGGCCAATAAGTGGTTTGGAGACATCCCTGCACAGTATATGGGTGATGATCTCATTCCACAAGAGCCCATCCAAACTGAGTTAAGGGAGCTGGAGGTAGAGCGCGATGTGCCAACATCGGCTCTCTATAAGGTGTATCATATGTGCGATAGGCTAGACTCTCGCTATTACGCTACTGATATGCTCTCAGATATTCTTTCCAATGGTAAATCGGCTCGTATGTACCGGAGTTTGGTACAGGATCAGCGTCTATTTACCGAGGTTAATGCCTACCTTACTGGTGATGTCGATCCTGGACTATTTGTTTTCTCTGGTAAACTCAGCAAAGGTGTATCCTTTGAGCAGGCTGAAAAGGCTATAGCTACGGAAGTGGACAAATTGCTTTCCGAAAAAATATCGGAATATGAGTTGGAGAAGGTGAAGAATAAATACGAAACATCGATTGTGTTTGGTGAAACCAGCATTCTTAATAAGGGAATGAACTTGGGCTACTATCAAATGCTTGGAGATGCTGCCATGATAAATACCGAAGTTGATAAGTATCGATCTGTAGCTGCCGAGGAGCTGATTGATGTTGCATCCAAACTCCTTGTTGATAGCAACTCTTCAACCTTACGTTACATCGCTAAAAAGTAGATGGTATGCTAAATAGAGCAATTCAGCCTGGTTTTTCGCTACCAAATAGGCTCGAAATTCCTACGCCTCAAAAATATTTTACTTCCGATGGACGAGAAGTCCTTTGGTTAAATATAGGAACGCAGAACATTGTTCGCATTACGCTTCAATTTCCTGCAGGAACGAAGTATCAGTCTAAGAGCCTACAGGCATCATCAACCGTTGGGTTAATGCCAGAAGGAACCAACCGCTTTAGTGCGCAAGAAATCGCGGAAAAACTAGACTTTTACGGATCGCATGTCGATTACAGCATTGATCGCGATCATGCCATGGTGTCTGCCTTTTGTTTGGATAAATACCTCGATGCAACCTTAGAGGTTCTTCAAGAAATTATCCTTTCCCCTACTTACAGCGATCAGGAGTTTGAAACCTACTGCCAAAAGCGCAAAAATTCGCTAAGCATCGAAAAACGGAAGGTAATGTACGTCGCTCGCGAACAGCAGGCTGCCGCTTTGTATGGAAGCGATCATCCGTATGGTTCATTTGCTGAAGAGTCGGATTATGATGCACTTACTGCATCTGATTTAAAAAATTACCATCGAGAACGATTCCTTTCTCAGGGAGCATTGCTGTTCGTTTCTGGGTTGGTTAATGAAGACATTGTGTCTAAAGTTGCTATTGCGTTTGATCCGGTAATTCGTCGTAATAGCTTTGACAGTAATGAACTTGACTTGTCCAATCTTCCCGAGCCTAACACTATTTATATCCCCAAGGATGATGCCGTACAGTCTGCCATAAGGGTTGGGAGAGTGCTTTTCTCTCGTAGCCATCCAGACTACTCGGGCATGCATGTGCTAACAACAGTGTTAGGTGGGTACTTTGGTTCTCGGCTTATGAATAATATAAGGGAAGAGAAGGGATATACCTACGGAATATTCTCATCGCTTGTAGCTCTGCAGGAGAGCGGCTACCTTACCATTTCAACAGAGGTTGGCTGCGCAGTTACCGATGCAACGTTAGCTGAAATAAAGAAGGAGATGGAAATTCTTCGCTCTGAAAAAGTGGATGAAACGGAGCTGTCTCTGGTCGTAAACTATCTGGTGGGAGAGATGCTGCGTATGCTAGACGGGCCCTTTGGAATTGTTGATGCGATACTAGATTTATACCAGTCTGGCCTTCCTATCGATTTTATTGCAGAACATTTCAATCGAGTGAAGAATATTACTTCAGACGAGCTACTTTTGCTTGCTCAGAAGCACCTAAATCCATCCGACTTCACAGAAGTCGTTGTCGGTAAAAAAGGGTAACTATTGAGTACCGATACTCAGGATTTTTTATATATTGAATTATAATTGAGATGCAGATGCATAGGCATCTTTTTGAATAGAGGGTAACATAGATGGCAAAGGCGGACACAACAGGCGATATGTATCGGAAGGAACAGGAAATGGTAAACGAGCGTTTCGAAGAGATGCTCAGTAGTCGAGTGCGCGATATTGCTTCTGAAAATTTAGAGTTAATTCGCAAAGCATTTGCATTTGCCGACGATGCGCACCGAGGGGTTAGGCGTAAGTCGGGAGAACCTTACATTCTACATCCGATAGCAGTTGCCCGCATTGTTGCTCACGAAATTGGACTTGGCGCAAAATCAATTTGTGCAGCTCTACTTCATGATGTTGTGGAAGATACCGAATATACTGTTGATGATATTTCCCATCGCTTTGGCCCCAAAATAGCCTCAATGGTCGATGGGCTGACTAAGATATCCGGTGTTTTTGATCAGAACTCCTCCATTCAGGCTGAGAATTTTCGTAAAATGCTGCTAACCATTACCGATGATATTCGCGTAATAATAATAAAGCTAGCAGATCGCCTTCATAATATGCGCACCCTCGATTCTATGCCTGCGCATAAACAAATGAAGATTGCCAGCGAAACGATCTACCTTTTTGCGCCTCTTGCTCATCGTTTAGGGCTCTACTCAATAAAAACAGAACTTGAGGATTTAAGCCTGAAATATCGCTTCCCCGAAGCGTATAACGGAATTTTGCGGAAAATAGAGGAATCGGAAGCCAATCGGCATCAGTTTATTCAGCTATTTACCCAACCAATAATAGAAAAGCTCCACGAAAGCAATATTGAGTACGATTTAAGTAGCCGTCTGAAATCTATCTACTCCATTTGGAAGAAGATGCAGGTAAAAAAGGTTCCCTTTAAGGAGATTTACGACCTGTTTGCTATTAGAATTGTTTTTGAACCTTCTCCAGGTATTCCAGAAAGAGCGCAATGCTGGCATATCTACTCCATTATTACAGAACTGTACAAACCAAAGCAGGATAGACTCAGAGATTGGGTGAGTAGCCCCAAAGCCAATGGCTACGA
This Alistipes sp. ZOR0009 DNA region includes the following protein-coding sequences:
- a CDS encoding putative transporter, which codes for MEWFENLFINHSVIQAVVLLSTIIALGLLLGQIKVLGVSLGVTFVFFVGIFGGHLGLSIDPDTLNYAESFGLILFVYALGLQVGPSFFASFFKGGIKLNMLALAVVFVGTLMMLGFYFTTNISLPEMTGIFCGAVTNTPALGAAQQTLKQLAVDSAASQPNLALGCAVTYPLGVVGVIIGLILLKKVGSLKQHNSGSEETSTETFIVSFSISNPAIYEKSIEEVASIITKKFVISRVWHGDEVTIPNSETILHKGDKILVITDPKEVKALTTLFGKEIEYDWNKNDIDWNSIDSQLVSQRIVITRSAINGKKLSQLKLRNRFGVNITRVHRSGIDLLATPDLTLQMGDKVTVVGNQKSIQSVETELGNRIKRLHEPNLVAIFIGIVLGLVLGSIPINIPGVSLPIKLGLAGGPIVVGILMGAFGPRFHIVTYTTKSANLMLRGVGISLYLACLGLDAGTHFFETVFRAEGLIWLGIGFTLTVLPVLLVGAFALLVKRMDYATVSGMLCGSMANPMALNYANTVVDSDVPSVSYATVYPLCMFIRVVLAQLILLIFM
- a CDS encoding NAD(P)H-dependent flavin oxidoreductase; translation: MNNRITSLFNIQYPIIQGGMVWCSGWRLAVAVSEAGGLGLLGAGSMHPEMLREHIQKAKANTTKPFGVNVPLLYPEIEKIMSIIIEEGVKIVFTSAGNPKTWTKILKDKGITVVHVVSSSKFAKKCEDAGVDAVVAEGFEAGGHNGREETTTLTLIPQVRKAISLPLIAAGGIGSGSGMMAAMALGADGVQLGTVFALSQESSAHEAFKTHSTSLEEGDTMLSLKKIGATRLIKNDFYQKVTELEDRGASADELKALLGKGRAKKGMFEGDLVEGELEIGQIASLVKEIKPVKQIVDEIVTEFGQVRAAISSINF
- a CDS encoding M16 family metallopeptidase, which encodes MIDFSKYTLSNGLTVIAHRDGSSPIAAFNLLYKVGARNENPNRTGFAHLFEHLMFSGSKNAPSFDDPLQMAGGENNAFTNNDYTNYYETLPKENIETAFWLESDRMFGLNINEQSLSVQKNVVTEEFNQRYLNQPYGDIWLLLRSLAYQVHPYQWPTIGKEISHITNATLTEVTDFYNKFYSPNNAILSVVGDFDERYIFEMANKWFGDIPAQYMGDDLIPQEPIQTELRELEVERDVPTSALYKVYHMCDRLDSRYYATDMLSDILSNGKSARMYRSLVQDQRLFTEVNAYLTGDVDPGLFVFSGKLSKGVSFEQAEKAIATEVDKLLSEKISEYELEKVKNKYETSIVFGETSILNKGMNLGYYQMLGDAAMINTEVDKYRSVAAEELIDVASKLLVDSNSSTLRYIAKK
- a CDS encoding M16 family metallopeptidase encodes the protein MLNRAIQPGFSLPNRLEIPTPQKYFTSDGREVLWLNIGTQNIVRITLQFPAGTKYQSKSLQASSTVGLMPEGTNRFSAQEIAEKLDFYGSHVDYSIDRDHAMVSAFCLDKYLDATLEVLQEIILSPTYSDQEFETYCQKRKNSLSIEKRKVMYVAREQQAAALYGSDHPYGSFAEESDYDALTASDLKNYHRERFLSQGALLFVSGLVNEDIVSKVAIAFDPVIRRNSFDSNELDLSNLPEPNTIYIPKDDAVQSAIRVGRVLFSRSHPDYSGMHVLTTVLGGYFGSRLMNNIREEKGYTYGIFSSLVALQESGYLTISTEVGCAVTDATLAEIKKEMEILRSEKVDETELSLVVNYLVGEMLRMLDGPFGIVDAILDLYQSGLPIDFIAEHFNRVKNITSDELLLLAQKHLNPSDFTEVVVGKKG